Proteins found in one Hevea brasiliensis isolate MT/VB/25A 57/8 chromosome 18, ASM3005281v1, whole genome shotgun sequence genomic segment:
- the LOC110650215 gene encoding uncharacterized protein LOC110650215: MACFVPFNNRNLDISFFVFKPTVVLVDKFVETLKHFSGSTENLGCVQSSIFRSIHGNMIIWYGAWMKKFSENKELLTSALLSMLANTSSMAIITEHGFFDAYAGESRDGSSAAKFSTGDAISMNIIVPQSGDINDLSYANLAIFKSHFLKMEGASAGVCLNCQSMPSVTCLYVWKSLQFCYSWIINSDHRRTMLPYLERFSLDIKYDIFRVVFVSSDNLLNYQNLPSNQALQNGGISKEESQVIMQD; this comes from the exons ATGGCATGCTTTGTGCCTTTCAACAACAGGAATTTGGATATAAGCTTTTTTGTCTTCAAGCCCACAGTAGTCTTGGTTGACAAGTTTGTTGAAACGCTTAAGCACTTTTCTGGAAGCACTGAGAATCTTGGTTGTGTTCAGAGTTCTATATTCAGAAGCATCCATGGAAATATG ATCATATGGTACGGTGCATGGATGAAGAAATTTAGTGAAAACAAAGAGTTGTTAACTTCAGCCCTA TTATCAATGTTAGCAAACACATCAAGCATGGCAATCATCACTGAACATGGCTTCTTTGATGCATATGCTGGAGAATCAAGAGATGGGAGCTCAGCTGCGAAATTTTCAACTGGAGATGCAATTTCCATGAACATAATAGTGCCACAATCAGGAGACATAAATGACCTATCCTATGCAAATTTGGCAATTTTCAAATCTCACTTCCTGAAGATGGAAGGTGCAAGTGCTGGAGTGTGCCTGAATTGCCAAAGCATGCCTAGTGTCACTTGCCTTTATGTGTGGAAATCTCTCCAATTCTGCTACTCTTGGATTATAAATTCTGACCATAGGAGGACAATGCTTCCCTATCTTGAACGTTTTTCTCTGGATATCAAGTATGACATTTTTAGGGTCGTTTTTGTTAGCAGTGACAACCTACTGAATTACCAAAATCTACCTTCTAATCAGGCGTTACAAAATGGGGGGATAAGTAAAGAAGAAAGCCAGGTAATTATGCAAGATTGA